A window of the Agromyces mariniharenae genome harbors these coding sequences:
- a CDS encoding aldehyde dehydrogenase (NADP(+)), producing MDTDRIAADAARAARPFAETEPRARAQALVAVADALDAASDELIAIATRETGLAQGRLVGEVRRTTNQLRLFAEVIVDGAYLDARIDAADPDYVIGPRPDVRRVLEPVGPVLNFAASNFPFAFSVAGGDSAAALAAGCPVVVKAHSGHPELSRRTAEVVTAALAAAGMPDGVFQLVEGQERGVALLRDDRIRAGAFTGSTHVGRLLADIAASRPRPIPFYGELGSVNPVYATTGAVAADPGLLQGFLGSVSGSAGQLCTKPGFLFVPADAELEPVADAAAAVPEHRLLNPGIGRAFEERRSAVLGAPGVTVLAEGAVRVDEADQRFATPTVVEVDVDTLLAHRDELLEESFGPLSILVRYDDADVLPELHRELFPGNLTSTVHANDLELADGRLADLVDALAETSGRVLFGGWPTGVSVTSAMQHGGPFPATTTDATSVGTAAITRFLRGVAYQGAPQSLLPPPLRDDNPWGVPQRRSDAGRSAGWGSLAGEY from the coding sequence ATGGACACCGACCGGATCGCCGCGGACGCGGCGCGCGCTGCACGACCCTTCGCCGAGACCGAACCCCGCGCACGGGCGCAGGCGCTCGTCGCCGTGGCCGACGCGCTCGACGCCGCCTCCGACGAGCTCATCGCCATCGCGACGCGTGAGACCGGGCTGGCCCAGGGCCGGCTGGTGGGGGAGGTGCGCCGCACCACCAACCAGCTGCGACTCTTCGCCGAGGTCATCGTCGACGGCGCCTACCTCGACGCCCGCATCGACGCCGCCGACCCCGACTACGTGATCGGACCGCGGCCCGACGTGCGCCGCGTGCTCGAGCCCGTCGGGCCGGTGCTCAACTTCGCCGCGTCGAACTTCCCGTTCGCGTTCTCCGTCGCGGGCGGCGATTCGGCGGCCGCCCTCGCCGCGGGGTGCCCGGTCGTCGTGAAGGCGCACTCCGGCCATCCCGAGCTCTCCCGCCGCACGGCGGAGGTCGTCACGGCGGCCCTCGCCGCGGCGGGCATGCCCGACGGCGTCTTCCAGCTCGTCGAGGGCCAGGAGCGCGGCGTCGCGCTCCTGCGCGACGACCGCATCCGCGCAGGGGCGTTCACCGGCTCGACGCACGTGGGACGCCTGCTCGCGGACATCGCGGCGTCGCGCCCGCGCCCCATCCCGTTCTACGGCGAGCTCGGCAGCGTGAACCCCGTGTACGCGACCACGGGCGCGGTGGCCGCCGACCCCGGGCTGCTGCAGGGCTTCCTCGGCTCGGTCTCCGGCTCGGCCGGGCAGCTCTGCACGAAGCCCGGCTTCCTGTTCGTCCCGGCCGACGCCGAGCTCGAACCGGTGGCGGATGCCGCGGCGGCCGTGCCCGAGCATCGCCTGCTCAATCCCGGCATCGGCCGAGCCTTCGAGGAGCGCCGCAGCGCGGTCCTCGGGGCTCCGGGAGTGACCGTCCTCGCCGAGGGAGCGGTCCGGGTCGACGAGGCCGACCAGCGCTTCGCGACGCCCACCGTCGTCGAGGTGGACGTGGACACGCTGCTCGCGCACCGCGACGAGCTGCTCGAGGAGTCCTTCGGGCCCTTGTCGATCCTCGTGCGCTACGACGATGCCGACGTGCTGCCGGAACTGCACCGCGAGCTGTTCCCGGGCAACCTCACCTCGACCGTGCACGCGAACGACCTCGAGCTCGCCGACGGTCGGCTCGCGGACTTGGTCGACGCGCTGGCCGAGACGAGCGGGCGCGTGCTGTTCGGCGGTTGGCCGACGGGCGTGTCGGTGACGAGCGCCATGCAGCACGGCGGCCCGTTCCCGGCGACGACGACGGATGCCACGAGCGTCGGCACCGCGGCCATCACCCGATTCCTGCGCGGCGTCGCCTACCAGGGCGCGCCGCAGTCGCTGCTCCCGCCGCCCCTGCGCGACGACAATCCGTGGGGCGTGCCGCAGCGCCGCAGCGACGCCGGCCGCTCCGCCGGGTGGGGGAGCCTCGCGGGCGAGTACTGA
- a CDS encoding (2Fe-2S)-binding protein, with product MTIRIAVDGTELEGRDGQTIAGVLIGAGRRSWRSAAGAERGVFCGIGVCQDCLVTVNGVEGVRACQRTARDGDVIEREAR from the coding sequence GTGACCATCCGCATCGCGGTCGACGGCACCGAGCTCGAGGGGCGCGACGGCCAGACCATCGCCGGCGTGCTGATCGGCGCGGGCCGGCGCAGCTGGCGCTCGGCGGCCGGCGCGGAGCGCGGCGTCTTCTGCGGCATCGGCGTCTGCCAGGACTGCCTCGTCACCGTCAACGGCGTCGAGGGCGTCCGAGCCTGCCAGCGCACCGCCAGAGACGGCGACGTGATCGAGCGGGAGGCGCGATGA
- a CDS encoding ornithine cyclodeaminase family protein, producing MSGVLDSIQLIDGDTLRRRVTMRAAIRAIRQLVRDGFDPDHDPARAIVDVPNGQLLLMPSAIDGLAGQKLATVAPGNPARGLERIQAVYVVLDGDTLAPIALVDGTALTSLRTPAVSAAVLDVAATPDASSLVVFGTGPQGVRHVEAIAAIRGLRRVRFVGRDRAKAGRAVEAARAYAPMAEIDVGTAADVADADLVVCATTAAEPLFSADLVADRAAIVAVGSHEPDRRELPGALLARAQVIVETERIARAEAGDVIMAVAEGHLSADAVVPMARILDGRVPVRFDRPRVFKTCGMGWQDLVVARLALETGAGGAGGTD from the coding sequence ATGTCCGGCGTGCTCGACTCCATCCAGCTCATCGACGGCGACACCCTCAGGCGCCGCGTCACGATGCGCGCCGCCATCCGCGCCATCCGGCAGCTGGTACGCGACGGCTTCGATCCCGATCACGATCCGGCGCGCGCCATCGTCGACGTGCCGAACGGCCAGCTGCTGCTCATGCCCTCCGCGATCGACGGCCTCGCCGGCCAGAAGCTCGCGACCGTCGCCCCCGGCAATCCCGCGCGCGGCCTCGAGCGCATCCAGGCGGTCTACGTCGTGCTCGACGGCGACACGCTGGCCCCGATCGCGCTCGTCGACGGCACGGCGCTCACGAGCCTGCGCACGCCCGCGGTCTCGGCGGCGGTGCTCGACGTCGCCGCGACGCCCGACGCCTCGTCGCTCGTCGTGTTCGGCACGGGCCCGCAGGGCGTCCGCCACGTGGAGGCGATCGCCGCCATCCGCGGACTGCGTCGCGTGCGCTTCGTCGGCCGTGACCGCGCGAAGGCCGGGCGCGCCGTCGAGGCCGCCCGCGCCTACGCCCCCATGGCGGAGATCGACGTGGGCACTGCGGCCGACGTCGCCGACGCCGACCTCGTCGTGTGCGCCACCACGGCGGCCGAGCCGCTCTTCTCCGCCGACCTCGTCGCCGACCGCGCCGCGATCGTCGCCGTCGGCTCCCACGAGCCCGACCGGCGGGAGCTCCCGGGCGCCCTGCTCGCGCGCGCCCAGGTCATCGTCGAGACCGAGCGGATCGCCCGTGCGGAGGCGGGCGACGTCATCATGGCGGTCGCCGAGGGGCACCTCTCCGCGGACGCCGTCGTGCCGATGGCGCGCATCCTCGACGGCCGCGTCCCCGTGCGCTTCGATCGGCCGCGCGTGTTCAAGACCTGCGGCATGGGGTGGCAGGACCTCGTGGTGGCGAGGCTCGCACTCGAGACGGGCGCCGGGGGCGCCGGAGGGACGGACTGA
- a CDS encoding proline racemase family protein → MRWSTEDWHTAGEPFRIVDGVATEGATVAERRVHAMTGEADAVRRFLCLEPRGHDDMYGGFLTPPDDDGAEFGVLFWHKDGFSTACGHGTIALGAWAVRTGRVSAPDDGEAVVTIDVPSGRVQARVQREGGRTTGVVFRNVESRVLERGIRLETSRGEVDVDLVFGGAVYATLPAAAVGLSVAPEHTSELIRLGREIKWALDEHPAAQVDDERLSGVYGTIWVDDLGRTESGPWQRNVTVFADGEVDRSPCGSGTAARVALLAHTAVLGEGEVLTHDSIIGTRFLARVAERTAVGVIPEVTGQAYRVGRCEFELDEGDPLADGFSLR, encoded by the coding sequence ATGCGCTGGAGCACCGAGGACTGGCACACCGCGGGCGAGCCGTTCCGCATCGTCGACGGCGTCGCGACCGAGGGGGCGACCGTCGCCGAGCGGCGCGTGCACGCGATGACGGGCGAGGCCGATGCGGTGCGCCGATTCCTCTGCCTGGAACCCCGCGGGCACGACGACATGTACGGCGGGTTCCTGACCCCGCCCGACGACGACGGAGCCGAGTTCGGCGTGCTGTTCTGGCACAAGGACGGCTTCTCGACCGCCTGCGGGCACGGCACCATCGCGCTCGGCGCGTGGGCGGTGCGCACCGGCCGCGTCTCGGCGCCCGACGACGGCGAGGCCGTCGTGACGATCGACGTCCCCAGCGGCCGCGTGCAGGCACGGGTGCAGCGCGAGGGCGGTCGCACGACCGGCGTCGTGTTCCGCAACGTCGAGTCGCGCGTGCTCGAGCGCGGCATCCGCCTGGAGACGAGCCGAGGCGAGGTCGACGTGGACCTCGTCTTCGGCGGCGCCGTGTACGCGACCCTGCCGGCCGCTGCCGTCGGCCTGTCGGTCGCGCCCGAGCACACGAGCGAGCTCATCCGGCTCGGACGCGAGATCAAGTGGGCGTTGGACGAGCACCCGGCAGCGCAGGTCGACGACGAACGCCTGTCGGGCGTCTACGGCACGATCTGGGTCGACGACCTGGGTCGCACCGAGTCCGGACCGTGGCAGCGCAACGTGACCGTCTTCGCCGATGGCGAGGTCGACCGCAGCCCCTGCGGATCGGGCACCGCGGCGCGCGTCGCACTGCTCGCGCACACCGCCGTGCTCGGCGAGGGCGAGGTCCTCACGCACGACTCGATCATCGGGACCCGCTTCCTCGCACGCGTCGCCGAGCGCACCGCAGTCGGCGTGATCCCCGAGGTGACGGGCCAGGCGTACCGGGTCGGTCGCTGCGAGTTCGAGCTCGACGAGGGCGACCCGCTCGCCGACGGCTTCTCGCTGCGGTGA
- a CDS encoding dihydrodipicolinate synthase family protein, protein MTEQNMDLGGVVVATALAFKEDPSAPAGLAVDYDRFAEHVDFLMSNGCRGVGPNGSLGEYSSLTDEERRKVIQVAVEAVDGRGIVIAGAHGVGSHQARKWAELAREDGADGVLLLPPTMYRANEGEVIAHFEEVAKVGLPIMAYNNPFDTKVDLVPSMVAKLAEIPEVVAIKEFSGDVRRVYEIKELCDIDIIAGADDVLFELMVNGAVGWFAGYPNAFPREAVELYDLCADGKWHEAKALYEQLVAVFRWDSRTEFVQAIKLSMDICGNSYGGPTRPPRGPLSAEQRAQVTADTERALAALAAAR, encoded by the coding sequence ATGACCGAGCAGAACATGGACCTCGGCGGCGTCGTCGTCGCCACCGCCCTCGCCTTCAAGGAGGACCCGTCGGCCCCGGCCGGCCTCGCCGTCGACTACGACCGGTTCGCCGAGCACGTCGACTTCCTCATGTCGAACGGATGCCGCGGCGTCGGCCCGAACGGATCGCTCGGCGAGTACTCGTCCCTCACCGACGAGGAGCGACGGAAGGTGATCCAGGTCGCCGTCGAGGCGGTCGACGGGCGCGGCATCGTCATCGCCGGCGCGCACGGCGTCGGCAGCCACCAGGCGCGCAAATGGGCGGAGCTCGCTCGCGAGGACGGCGCCGACGGCGTGCTGCTGCTACCGCCGACCATGTACCGGGCCAACGAGGGCGAGGTCATCGCGCACTTCGAGGAGGTCGCCAAGGTCGGCCTGCCGATCATGGCCTACAACAACCCGTTCGACACGAAGGTCGACCTCGTGCCCTCGATGGTCGCGAAGCTCGCCGAGATCCCCGAGGTCGTGGCCATCAAGGAGTTCTCGGGCGACGTGCGTCGCGTCTACGAGATCAAGGAGCTGTGCGACATCGACATCATCGCCGGTGCCGACGACGTGCTCTTCGAGCTCATGGTGAACGGCGCGGTCGGCTGGTTCGCCGGCTACCCGAACGCGTTCCCCCGCGAGGCGGTCGAGCTCTACGACCTCTGCGCCGACGGCAAGTGGCACGAGGCGAAGGCGCTCTACGAGCAGCTCGTCGCGGTGTTCCGCTGGGACTCGCGCACCGAGTTCGTGCAGGCCATCAAGCTCTCGATGGACATCTGCGGCAACTCGTACGGCGGCCCGACGCGTCCGCCGCGCGGCCCGCTCTCGGCGGAGCAGCGCGCGCAGGTGACCGCCGACACCGAGCGCGCGCTCGCGGCACTCGCGGCGGCCCGCTGA
- a CDS encoding FAD-dependent oxidoreductase yields MSRRVVILGAGPAGLAAAQAAIAHGADVTVLDEGERPGGQFWRHHDALTDPRMQHQWPRFERLRGALDRAEVHAQASVWHVETDGGLRMHALVGPADAAGRTALTVEADALVLATGAHDRALPVPGWTLPGVITAGAAQALAKRDGVAPGRRTVVAGAGPFLLPVAASIGLAGGSVAEVVEAVGVGAIARGWGRSPWRLAGAAGKAGELTEYLGDLIRHRTPYRFGSAVTRIHGVGTVEGATIQRVDADWRPIPGTERVVECDSVALGHGFTPRLEAAIQAGCAISPDRFVEVDGRQATSVPGVFAAGEVTGIAGADAALAEGAVAGFLAAGGELGDPRLRRVVDARRRMHAFAERLATHAIRSGWTAWLDDDTIVCRCESVTRARIAEYADASSRGVRLATRAGLGACQGRTCGRSVEALVAASVDYDQRPVLSSIRIGELAGLHHTPDRIKHQEQE; encoded by the coding sequence ATGAGCCGGCGCGTCGTCATCCTCGGTGCGGGCCCCGCGGGCCTCGCCGCCGCACAGGCCGCGATCGCGCACGGTGCGGACGTCACCGTGCTCGACGAGGGGGAGCGTCCTGGCGGCCAGTTCTGGCGCCACCACGATGCACTCACCGATCCGCGCATGCAGCACCAGTGGCCGCGCTTCGAGCGACTCCGAGGAGCCCTCGACCGGGCCGAGGTACACGCACAGGCGAGCGTCTGGCACGTCGAGACCGACGGAGGCCTGCGCATGCACGCGCTCGTCGGCCCCGCCGACGCGGCCGGCCGCACGGCCCTCACGGTCGAGGCCGATGCGCTCGTCCTCGCCACGGGTGCGCACGACCGTGCCCTGCCCGTGCCCGGGTGGACCCTCCCCGGCGTGATCACCGCCGGCGCCGCGCAGGCGCTCGCGAAGCGCGACGGCGTCGCCCCCGGGCGTCGGACCGTCGTCGCGGGCGCCGGGCCGTTCCTGCTGCCGGTCGCCGCGAGCATCGGCCTCGCCGGCGGCAGCGTCGCCGAGGTCGTCGAGGCCGTGGGCGTCGGCGCGATCGCGCGCGGCTGGGGCCGCAGCCCGTGGCGACTCGCGGGTGCGGCAGGCAAGGCGGGCGAGCTCACGGAGTACCTCGGCGACCTGATCCGCCACCGGACGCCCTACCGTTTCGGCAGCGCTGTCACGCGCATCCACGGGGTCGGTACGGTCGAGGGAGCGACCATCCAGCGCGTCGACGCCGACTGGCGTCCGATCCCGGGAACCGAGCGCGTCGTCGAATGCGACTCGGTCGCCCTCGGCCACGGCTTCACCCCCCGCCTCGAGGCGGCGATCCAGGCCGGATGCGCGATCTCGCCCGACCGGTTCGTCGAGGTCGACGGGCGACAGGCCACCTCGGTGCCCGGCGTCTTCGCGGCGGGCGAGGTCACCGGCATCGCCGGCGCCGACGCGGCCCTCGCCGAGGGCGCGGTCGCCGGATTCCTCGCCGCCGGCGGCGAGCTCGGCGACCCGCGACTGCGCCGTGTCGTCGACGCGCGGCGTCGGATGCACGCCTTCGCGGAACGACTCGCCACCCACGCCATCCGATCGGGATGGACGGCCTGGCTCGACGACGACACGATCGTCTGCCGCTGCGAGTCCGTCACGCGTGCGCGCATCGCCGAGTACGCCGACGCCTCGAGCCGTGGCGTGCGCCTCGCGACCCGTGCCGGCCTCGGCGCGTGCCAGGGTCGCACCTGCGGCCGCAGCGTCGAGGCGCTCGTCGCGGCATCCGTCGACTACGACCAGCGGCCGGTGCTCTCCTCGATCCGCATCGGGGAGCTCGCCGGCCTCCACCACACCCCAGACCGAATCAAGCACCAGGAGCAGGAATGA
- a CDS encoding proline racemase family protein: MRTRRVVSAVDSHTEGMPTRVVTGGVGRIPGSTMNERRLWAIEHLDGLRGFLMNEPRGHAAMSGALLQPPARDDADWGVVFVEASGFLPMCGHGTIGVATVLVETGMVEVTEPVTEIRLDVPAGLVVARVEVEGGRAKRVTIENVPSFVERIDETIEVPGYGEVPYSIAFGGNFYALVDLDDVGLPFDRERQDDILRAGLAIMDAINEQKPPKHPELSGADHVHHVEFIAPGSDAVRSRHAMAIHPGWFDRSPCGTGTSARMAELHARGELALETDFVNESFIGSEFTGRLLRETEVGGVPAVVPTISGRAWVTGMGQYLLDEDDPFPEGFVF; this comes from the coding sequence ATGCGCACCCGTCGGGTCGTCTCGGCCGTCGACTCGCACACCGAGGGCATGCCGACCCGCGTCGTCACGGGCGGCGTCGGACGGATCCCCGGCTCGACGATGAACGAGCGGCGGCTGTGGGCGATCGAGCACCTCGACGGCCTGCGCGGGTTCCTCATGAACGAGCCGCGCGGCCACGCCGCCATGTCGGGCGCGCTGCTGCAGCCGCCCGCGCGCGACGACGCCGACTGGGGCGTGGTGTTCGTCGAGGCGAGCGGCTTCCTGCCGATGTGCGGGCACGGCACGATCGGCGTGGCCACGGTGCTCGTCGAGACGGGCATGGTCGAGGTGACCGAGCCGGTCACCGAGATCCGGCTCGACGTGCCCGCCGGCCTCGTCGTCGCGCGCGTCGAGGTCGAAGGCGGTCGCGCGAAGCGCGTCACGATCGAGAACGTGCCGAGCTTCGTCGAGCGCATCGACGAGACGATCGAGGTGCCGGGCTACGGCGAGGTGCCGTACTCGATCGCGTTCGGGGGCAACTTCTACGCGCTCGTCGACCTCGACGACGTCGGGCTGCCGTTCGACCGGGAGCGACAGGACGACATCCTGCGGGCCGGACTCGCGATCATGGACGCGATCAACGAGCAGAAGCCGCCGAAGCATCCCGAGCTCTCGGGGGCCGATCACGTGCACCACGTCGAGTTCATCGCGCCGGGTTCCGATGCGGTCCGCTCGCGGCACGCGATGGCGATCCATCCCGGATGGTTCGACCGCTCGCCGTGCGGCACCGGCACGAGCGCGCGCATGGCCGAGCTCCATGCTCGCGGCGAGCTCGCGCTCGAGACCGACTTCGTGAACGAGTCGTTCATCGGCAGCGAGTTCACCGGTCGCCTGCTGCGCGAGACCGAGGTCGGTGGCGTGCCCGCGGTCGTGCCGACCATCTCGGGCCGTGCCTGGGTCACCGGCATGGGCCAGTACCTCCTCGACGAGGACGACCCCTTCCCCGAGGGCTTCGTCTTCTGA